In the Haloterrigena turkmenica DSM 5511 genome, GGGTCTGTTACTACTGTCTCGAACGTCCTTGACGGTCCCGGCGCCGTAGATCGGCTCATCGGTCGATATCGGCCGCGATCCATGCACCGACTCGGTTAACCTCACTGAACAGATATCGGTCACTCTCGCGCTGGTAGAGTCGAAGCGTCGGGCGGTCGTTGAACTCGTTTTCCCGCAGCTGTTCATTCGATCCGATAACCCTTTTCAGTACCGTCAGATGATTTCATGGTCGTTCTCTCCGGTCACACTCGGGCGGTGCTGTGACACCGTTCGGCTTTTCCATACCTCACAAGATAGCCGATCGTGCAGCCATTCCCTGTGACGGAATTGAACCGCCGCAAAGTCCAAACGCCCCCGAGCCGACGCCCCAGCTGAAATGTCACGCCGAGCCGCCAAACCTCTCTGTCAATTTGGTAGGTCCAGTAAAGATAATCTTGTATAGCGTGCGTTTTAGTAATCACGTATAAAGCTCAGCGAGATAGCCGGCCAATCACACTTGAGTTCCCTGATGATCACATGTAGAGTCAGCTGAACTGGAATTCAGTTATTACCGCAACACTCGAGGATGGGGACTCTCAAAGTCCGAATCGCACACTTGTTGGCCAGTCAGCTACGCAGTTGGGGCCGCTTAGTCTCACTCGCTGGCAGGACGTCAGCGAGGATCGAAACAGCACTGGTCAGCGCGAATAGACCTGTGATGAGCGTCACGAGGAACAGCCCAGGGGTCGCTAAAAGGCCACTCACAGTAGCTCCCAGCAGGCCCAGACTGATGCCGAGGGCTATGTGGTAATATCTGGGGAGGGCACTGGAAGCGGACGCACGCGCTGGCTGCTCGCTCTCCCTCTGCAAAGGCTGTGCCTCGAGATAAGGGCGGATCTCCTCAAGGCGATCACCAGGACGCACAATTCCGCGTGTCTTCTCGTATTCGATGATCCCTTTCTTATCAAGTTTCGGCAGGTGTGACTGATAGAGGGGAATGTACACCCGCTGGCGCTGGGTCGACGTTAATTGCTTGACCGTGGTATCGTGCTCTTTCGCTGCAATGTGCTCAGCGATATCGCGCATTCGAACGGCTCTTTCATCCTCGTGATCCAGCAGATAGCGGATACTCTCTCGGCGGCGGTTCGTCTGAAGAAGATGAAAGGCATCGTCTTGGTTAAGTTCCTGTGACTTGTCAGACTGGGACTCGCTGGAGGGCGAACCCGCCGAACGGGACGGATAGTCTAATTCAGGCATAATTTTCTGAACGAGTGATTAGAGTATTCCGACATAAGTTTTATTGTTTGCCTAAGGACTAGATGATACTACAATATAATAAATTAATCAAACAACCACGAAAGATAATATATGTTTCGGAGACATTGTGGAGAAGATATTTTAGTCTCAGAGAAATCCTGTATCCAGTGGTCTGTTGGGGTGAAGGGTTCCCTATATCAGAGAATGTGAGTAACGGATAATAAACAGCATACCACGGAAATTTGGTTTATGTAATAATCTCTATCGTAGGTGTGTAGAGCCGATAATGAAATTTCACATCAGTATTCAGATCAGGAGATTAGTGTTGAAATGACTGTTGAGGAGTACAATATTTCGGTCGAGAGCGACGGGACGATTGTAGTTAGCGATCCCACCGCTGATTCTGAACTCTCAGAGTAGCCAGCGTCCAGCCGAAGATTGGATAAACATCAGCAGCCCCTGCTGTAGGCGGGCAAACAGTACGTAAACAGATTCAGAAACCCGAGATAGATCGACGAGACCAATCTTCTATATTCATGCCATTAACAGCACGCGAGAAAGACGGGAATTGCTGCACATGTACTTTCGATGAAAAAGGTCATGCTGAGATCGCTCGCGTCCCGCGGTAGCCCTGTGGAGTGACGGCTTCGCGTCTTGTCTACCTCGACGGCTATCTCACTTGAGTGAGATACCGTCTTTGTTTATCTCGGTGAATCACTCCGCGCCTGGCCCGTAACCAATTCTACTGGGAACTGAAACGAGTGGCTGTCCTCGGCGACTGTCTGTTCGAGTTTGTCGAGGTCCCACCGGAGGACGAACTTACGTTCCGGGTTCAGAGAGCCGTCGAGAGCGACGTCAAATGCCGGGATGCTGACCGCAAGAGCGGGGAGTTCGCGACTGCTCTCAAGGTAATTCAACTTCGAAAAGCCGACTGCTCGTAGCGGGAGATCGCCGACGAAACTTGTGTTATTTCTGTAATATTGACAGAGTCGTGCTGAATAAAGGGCCTGTATCTCGCATGGAGCAGTGTTCGGAATCGAGGCCGTACGATCGACCTATTCAGGGCTCCAGAAGCGCGACGAACAACATTCTTGTCTCCCTTCTGGGATCATACGGTAATCTCCTCGCTGGGCGATTTATAGCGGTCGTATAACTAATTTTTCATCTTTCAAAGTGACGATTCTGTCAACGGAACCCTTTTTGGCAATTAGGGATGTCTTGAGGATATGAGTTCTGTCTCCCTATCGCCCAAACAGGTTTTAGAGGTGTTTGAAACCCTCGCACCCCCCGGGACACCGCTGACGACCCCAGAAGTCGCCGCCGAGTTCGACTGTAGCCACCGGACCATCTATAACAAACTAGAGACACTCGTCAACAACGGCTCACTCGAAACGAAGAAAGTCGGAGCACGTGGTCGCGTATGGTGGCGACCCCTACAGGAATGCGATCATGAGGATGAAGACGAAGACGAGCGGTTCTATCAATCATTGTTCGATTCGATCGACAAGGGCATCTTCCTCGCAGACGTGATCTTCAACAGGGATGGCGAACCGATAGACGTCCTCTATCGTGAGGCCAATACAGCAGCAACGGAAATGGTCGGCGAAAACTTCGAAGGCCGCTTCTTAACCGAGATTGATCTAGGGTACGAGGACCATTGGTACGAGACCTTCGGCCGGGTGACTAGCACCGGCGAGGGAGAACGTCTTGAAGTATATGCGGAACCGGATGGGCACTGGTATGACGTCTACGTGTTCAAGCCGCCGAACGACGGCAATCGGCGTATCGGAATCATCTTCCAGGATATCACCGAGCGCAAGCGTGCCCGACAGAAATTGGAAGAAGAACGGGATATGTTCGCCGACGGACCGACGGTCGTCTTCCGGTGGACGCCCGAGGCCGATGAGGGATGGCCGGTCGAGTACGTCTCCGAAAACGTCGAGGACGTGTTCGGGTACACGCCTGCGGAACTCGAATCCGGAGATATCCCGTATACCGACCTCCTCCTCGATGAAGAACTCGACCGGATCGCCAGCGAGGTCGCGGAGAACAGCGACGAAACGACCGAGCGGTTCAGTCACGAGCCCTACCGGATCAAAACCAAAGGCGGTGACATCCGGTGGGTGAAAGACATCACAAAGATCGTCCGGAACGGTTCCGGGAAGATTGTCAACTATCTTGGGTACCTTGTTGACATCACCGAGCGCAAGCAGGCCGAGGAAACGCTGAAGCAAACGAACCGATCGCTCAAACGACTCAATAGGGCGAGCGCCGACCTGTTCGACGCCGAGCCGGATGCCATCGCTGACCGCGTCGCCGAACTTACCCAGCATGTCCTCGACATCGAGTACGCCGCGCTGTGGCGCTACGACGAGACGACCGGCGAAATCCGGGAGTACGCCACCTCCGTCGATCCCGAACTGGACGCAGATAGCGTTACGCCTTCCGAGGGATTCCATAACCAGGTGTGGAAGACCTTCATCAGTAACGACGTATCCGCCGATACCGATCTTAACGTCCCCAACAGCGGGGTGATCGAAACAAAAGCCCCACTGCGAAGTTGTGTTCTCGTCCCGCTGGGACGACACGGCGTCATTTGTGCTGGTTCGACGCGAGTCGAAGCGTTCAATGGCCGCGTGGCCGATCTCGCAGAGACGGTCGCGGCGACGATTAAGGCCGCGTGGGACCATGCCGAAGGCGAACAGCAGTTGACCGACCGCAACGCGGAACTCGAACGTCTTGACAGACTGAACGGGCTCATTAGGGGCATCGATCAGGCATTAGTGGATGCTGAGACACTCGAAGCGATCGACCAGTCCGTGTGTGAACTCCTCGCGGACTCCGAGCTGTACGAGTTCGCCTGGATCGGCGAGCGTGATCCAGGCTCTGACACAATCCGGCCCAGAGAGTGGGTCGGTGTCGATCACGGCTACCTGGAAACACTGTCAATTTCGACCGACCAGCATCCCTCAAACGAAGATCCTGTCGCCGCCGCCGTGCGAACACAGCACGTGCAGGTGGTCGAAGACGTTGCCATCGACCCGCGTGCCGCCGACTGGCGAGAAGCAACGCTCGACCGCGGGGCGCGCTCGTGTATCAGCATTCCGCTGGTCTACAACAGATCGCTATACGGTGTCCTGTCGGTATACGCCGCGCAGCCGAAACCCGACGAGCGCGATCATGCGGTGCTTGCCGAACTCGGGGAGACGATTGCCCACGCGATCAACGCCGTCGAAACCAGACGGACGTTGTTGACCGACAGCGTCACCGAGCTCACGCTCGAAATTCACGAGGCCGACGACGTCCTTACCAAACTCGCTCGGAAGACCGACACCGAGATCGAATTCGACGGGCTCGTTCCCCAGAGCGACGGTGCACCCCACCTCTTCTTTTCTGCGCATGATGTCATCGCCGAGGACGTGCTCGCTGCAGTACGACACCTACCTGAAGTAGCGGAGATAACGCTGATCAGGGAGGAGGAGTCACGGTGCGTCTTCGAAGCAACGGTCACCGAGTCCACACTCATATCATATGTCGAGAACGAAGGTGTCGTTCGCTCGCTTTCAACTACACCTGAAACAACCACTCTTATCGTTGATCTCCCTGCAGCCGCGACCGTTCGGGAGTTCGTCGAAACTATCCAAGAGATCTATCCAGGTACTGAACTTGTGACTCGTCAGACATGTGAACGGGAGATTACGACGCGTCAGGACCTGCGCGACGCCCTCACTGAGCGGTTCACTGACCGACAACTCGAAATCCTGGAAACCGCCTATCGGAGCGGGTTCTTCGAGTCACCGCGCGTACGGACGGGGAAGGAATTGTCCGAGGCGCTGGGGATTACGCAATCGACGTTCTCCTACCACCTCCGGGAAGCCCAACGCCGTCTCTGTGAGATAGTGTTCGAAAACTCCTGATCAGCGTCCTAGCCTCGTACCGGATACCTAGCTTTACTATTTCACACCGGAGATTTCCCACACCGTCAGAGAATACCAACGAGTTGGTCCCTATCTAGCGGCCTGAGCGGCGTTTTCGAGGGAGTCCGTGAAGAAAACCACTATCATCGGTCTAGATAATACGTATAGATGTCCGCGACAGTGAGAAAAGTTCGAAATCAGGCTTTCCTTCGTCTCGTTCTTCTTCTGGAGTGATGATCTTGGATGGGACCAAGAGTGCAACTCAGACATCAATGGATACCGTACTAGACATTTTGGCAAACAAGTACCGTCGTAGACTTCTATTCGCCTTACTGGAGCACAATCCACAGGAGGACGATGATATACAGATTCCCTCCGATATCCACATCGAAAATGAGGATCTGAAGGGGCTCAAGACCGAGATGGTGCACGTGCACCTACCCAAGCTCGAAAAGGCGAGCTTCATCATGTGGGACCGGGAAGTGCACGAGGTGCGAGAAGGATCCCAGTTCGAGGAGATTCGGCCACTACTTCAGTTGATGCGCGACAACCCCGACAAACTCCCTGAGGGCTTGCTCTGAGCCCAATCACCGAGTTCAGATAGGCCTGGATCACAGAGCTAACAACCGCCCTGGTTAGGCCGCCCAGCGGCCAGATTCGGCCGACGTAGTTGGCGTATTCGATCTGACTGCCCATGCTGAATGCATCCTCTGTATTCAGTACGTGATTCTTGGCAGTTAGCATATAGATTGATAGCCTTGCTGGTAACGCTCTCTTCTGAACTTAGCAGTAGGGATCTATACCTGTCTCTCACTATACGCGCCATGTGTCGCCGTTTTTCGAAGCCACGAGTCGTTGCTGTTGTTCGTAGTCCTCGACCGCAATCAGGTCGTCCTCAAGGTCGAGTTCAATATCGGCCACAGGTTAGTGTTCAATTATTTGAGAATCGAATGTATCGATAAGTAATCCGTAGGCCAGATCAGTCGCTGCCTACGACGTCGTCGATGACGTTTGCGACGTCCTCGTTTTTGATATCGCTGTAGGCTTCGTGGGTCGTTTCGATTGACTGGTGCCGAAGGGCCTGCTGGGCGTACTCTGGCTTCCCACTGGCGTACAGTTCGTGGCCGAGTCTACGCCGGCCACCGTGCGGTTTCAGGTACTCGCCGTCGATTTCGATGTTCGCCTCGTTGCAGAGCGTTTTCATCACACGACGGCCACCGTTTTTCGTAAGCGCAGGTGGCGGGACCTCCTTTTTACGGAGTAGTGCGTCGAGGATTTCGGTTTTCGTCCTGTCACCCCCATCCTCGAGCCACCGGGATACTGTCTTCTCGTCGTACTCGTCGATCAACGCCTGTCGTTTCGAGTTGTAGTGGGGGCCGTCCGCGCGTTCGAGAGTGATGGTCAGATCGCCGGACTCGTAGTCGGTGTCAAACTCAATGGCAAATGCCTCTGAGTCGTAGGCCGCGTGGTAGGCCCGATACGGTTCGAGCGAGCCGGTCGCCTTGAAGTGGAAGAACGCTGCTGCGATGTAGGGTTTGCTCTGCGTTTCGATCCGCGCCTCGACTGGGGCCGGAAGCGCTATCTGGACGTGTCGGTGTCGATACTGACTGCGAACGCACGCGCCTCCTCGACGGTCGCTTGCGAATGCGCCGGGGTCTCACCGGTGAGCACGTTCACCGGCGTGTCTGTCTCGTCGGTGAATAGGACGTCTTCGAATGTGCGCGTCCCGAGAACCGCGTCGAGGGCCAACTCGCAATCGTTGAATGGAAGTTCCTTTTGGGGTCATCAAATCAGGAGCCTACAGCGGGGCTCAGTCGTTTCACCCCCCGAAAAACAACTTCCGCTGTGAGTACCAGAAAACGGTTCACATTATTCGTGTTCGGCATTCCCGAATCGGTCAGTACAGATATATACGTGGTCGGCCGTTACTACTTTTCTATCTCGTTCACAGGTCGAGTTTGACGCGCTGTCCCCTCTCAGCGGATTCGTAGAGGGCACGGATGACGCGCATGTCGACCATACCGTGTTCGCCGTCGGGTTCGGGGTCGAGACCACGCTGGAGGCGGTTAGCGAAGTAGTCGAACTCCTCGCGCATCTGGTCGACCGGCTCCGGCTGATACTCGCTCTCGATGTCCGTTCCGGATACCCGGAGCACTTTCTGGGTGTTCGGGAAGAAGAGCCCCTCGATGCTCAGTTCACCTTCGGTGCCGACGAACCGGAGGCTCGAGGTCACTGTCGCGCTGTGCGTGACTGTACACGAGGCGAGCTTGCCGTCGGGGAACTCTAGCTGGAACGCTGCGTGCTCGTCGGTTCCCTCGTAGGCGGGCTGTTCGGACTCCGTCCGAGCGTACACCGCTTGGGGATCTTCCTCCAGGATGAACCGGATCGTGTTCAGCGGGTAGATCCCGATGTCGTTGAGCGTCGTCCCGCCGGCGAGGTCGGGGTCGAACCGCCAGCTCGTCTCGTCGGCGGCGTCGAGGATCGTGTCCGACATGTGCCCGAGTATCGAGACGACATCGCCGATTGCGCCGTCCCGGATCAGTTCTCGGGCGCGGCGGGCCACCGGTTCGGTCTGGAGCCGGTAGGCGACCATCAGCGGGACATCAGCTTCCCGGCAGGCGTCGACGAGCGCCTGAGCGTCCTCGACAGTCGCTTCCAGGGGCTTCTCGCAGAGGATCGCCTTATCGCGCGCGGCCGCGGCTTCGACGTGGTCCCGGTGGAGTCCGTTCGGCGTGCAGACGTACACTGCGTCGTAGGCATCGGTTGCCGCGCCGTCGGCATACTCGTCGTAAGTGAGGGTTCCCTCGATCCCCTCCAGGTCAGCCGCGACCTCCTCAGCCTTCTCCGTACTGGAACTGACCAGGACCGTCGTCGCACAATAGTCCGCGTTTTCGACGGCAGGGATCGCGTGCTCGCGCGTCCACCACCCGAGTCCGACCATGGCGAACCGGACCGCATCGGCGTCTGTAGGGCGTTCCCAGTCGCGAGCACTGAAGCTGTCGAGATCGAACTCCATGAGCGAGGATTTGCTGCCCATAACAGATAGTCTTCACGCACGAGGAGCCACCTATCGAGTAGAGACGATTCCTGGGAGCGTATCCGATAATTCAGTCTCCGACGAGTGCGGTCGTAGTACTCGAAGGCCTGAGTACAACGCCTCAATATCGTGCTTCGCGGCCCACTGTAACGAGTTTGCCATGCACTCAGGACACGACGGTGTCGATTGCGACTGTTGCGATGCATCTCGAGTAGAGCGACTGCTGACAGTCCGGTCTGGAGCCATCATTTCTCCAACGAGGCCGCTGACTGGTCGCTCCGCCGTCCCTCCTCGGTGTAATAATTCTCTCTGAGGATGCTACTGGGCTTGACCCGTAGTGGAACCTACCTGAAGGAGAAACTCAGACGGCAACTGACAGTACCGTCTAGTTAGCGCGGTTTGAGATGCGAGCAGGTCGTAGAGTGAGTTTAGGATAATGCTCGCTGAGCAGGTCTGCAAGCTGCCTGTCCAACTCCAACTATGCACCGTGCCTTAGTTTTGATTCCGTTTGGTAGCTGACGTAACTATGATGGCGCTTGTGCCACGACGCAGAAGGGGATCCGCAACTCGGGCTGGCAAGTATACCGTCGTGCACCGAACCTTCTCGTCCAACTCGACTCTGGCCTTGATAGTCTGTTCCTCATTCGAGATTACAACGAGATCCTGATCTCCAATATTTCGGTCTTGGGCGTCTTCTGGATGCATTCTGAGTCGGCGTTTAGCCTCGCTATCATCCCCTTGTGTCTCTCCGACCCGTCCGCCAGCGATCAAGGAGAGCCCACTTGCGGAATCGAAGGTGAATCTCGATTGGTCGTTACTGAAAACTGCCCGTCCGTCAGACGTCTCGAAACTGTCGCGGTACAGTGTCGAGTCGGAGTTGACTGGCCACTGTCGACCGGATAGTCCAAGCTCGGCGAAGGAAAGTCCTTCATACGTAGGTGCGATACGGGTCAATTCATCGAACACGTCGGCTACCGTTTGGTATTCAAAGGCGTTCGAATCGGGGAGTAACAGTGTCCCGAGATCACGAAGGATTTCGAAATCTGAGCGGGCCGAACTAGGAGGGTGTGTCATTGGCGAAAAGCGTTGGACTCGTCGTTCGAGATTTGTTATAGTTCCCCGTTTCTCGAATCCAGCAGCGGCTGGGAGCACAACGTCCGCGTTGCTTGCAGTCTCGCTGAGAAACAGGTCGAGGACAACGAGATGGTCGAGTGTATCGAGCCGCTCACAAGTCCAATCAGGATCGCACTTCGAAATAGCCGGATTCTCGCCAACGACAACCGCTGCGCGGATTTCCTTGCCGCAGGCCGTAAGCATCTCCCGCGCATTCTTCCCATGGTTGGATGGGGGTATCATACCCCACTCCTTAGCGATCCGTTCACGAGCGTCGGTCGCAGTCACCGATTGGTGACCGGGCAGACGATCTGGGACACAGCCGGTATCAGTCGCTCCCTGCTCGTTCGCGAGGCCGCGGAGCACGTACAATCCAGCACCGGGGCGTCCGATGTTCCCAGTGAGAAGGAGGAGGTTGAGGAGCGCTTCGGGGGCATTTGTGTTGTCGCCCTCAATACCTGTTCCGACTAGCGCTGCGACCCCGTCAGCCGTCGCGACAAGTTCTGCGAGGCGATCGATTTGTGTCTCGTCGACACCTGCCGCTGACATTGCTTCTGTTGGATTAAGTCCTCGTATAGATGCTGCGAACGGTTCGAACTGTCGGGTGCGCTCGTGGATGAACTCTCGGTCGATATCATTTCCATCGAGGAGCTGAGTACTCAACAGATCGAACACCAGTGCATCGGTTTCTGGACGAGGAGTTATATGAATCTCTGCGAGGCGAGTCGTTGCATTCCCGATCGGATCGATGTGGACGAGCGTCGCACCGTTATTGACCGCCGGCCGGACGAAGCTATTGAACGCGATTGGCTGCCGTTTCGCGGGATTAGCCCCTGCGATTATAATTACGTCAGCGTCGCTCAGTTCAGCGAGTCCATTCGTTGATGCTGGCCATCCAACACGGGTCTCGAGACACCGAGTCGTCGATTCGTGACAGAGACGGGCCCGATTATCGATGTTGTTCGTTCCAAGCATCCGTGCCAGCTTTTGCAGGAGATAATTCTCTTCGTTGGTACAGTGTGGCGCACCGAAGAACCCCATTGCGTTGGGGCCATGCCGGTCGAGCGTAGCTTCGATCCCGTCGACGATCCGTTCATAGGCTTCGCCCCACGACGCTGGCCGGAGTTCTCCCCGATCTCGGAGTAGTGGTTGCGTAAGCCGATCTTCCGTGTCGACGTCAAGTGCGTTAATGCCCTTTCGGCAGAGCCGACCGTTCGGATTCATTGGACCCGAAACGCCGTTAGCACGCGATCTGTCACCGACTCCCAGCCGACAGCCGACCGCACAGAGTGGACAGACTGTCGAGTGATCGAGATCGTCGTCGTTGGTGGTCACTGCTTAGGATCGGTCCCTAATGCGCTGTCCTTTGGCCTTCAGGAAGCTGATGAGGTATCCGAGGCTGAACCGAATGTCCCGATTCAACAGCGCCGACAACGTTCCCATCGGGCCAATCGGCTCGGAGTCCCGCTGGGCATCGCCGATCGCGCCGAACAACTCGTTCATACCGCGGGCAGCATCCTCGTCAATCTCCAGCGCTGAGAGCGTCTTTGCCGTCTCGGCGAGGTCGTCGAGGTGGCCCTCACGTTGGAGTTCCAGTACAGTCTCGAGGATGGCGACGAGTTCTGACCCGTTGTCTTCGAGCAGTGTCGACAGCTCCTCGATTTCTTCGGGCGAGAGCGATTCGGAGACCGAGGAAGCGACGGTCACGAGGTCTTCAAGGTGGCCCTCGCGCTGGAATGTGAGTATGACGTCGAGCGACTCCGAAAGCGTGTCGGCGTTCTTACCTAACTCGTCTGCGAGCTCCGCTGCGCCGTCGGTCGAGAGGCCGTCAGCGGCGGCGACGAGGTTAGCTGCCGAGTCCGTGACGTGGCCGACCTCTTCGTCGTCGGCACTTGCGATCACGAGGATCGCGGTTGTGATCGCGTCTGCGAGTTCGTCGCTTTGCTCGATCGCTGCGGCGATGTCGTCACCGTGGGTTGCGAGGGCATCCTTAACGGCCGCTTCGCCGTTGCTCTCGGGACGTTCTTTCCGCGCTCCGTTAGTCGCTGACTCGGGGTAGGACGACTGTGGTTTTGCCATCTCAGTCGTCCCCCATTGTCTCGACCGCTTCCGTTCCGGTTCGGTCGATATCGTCCTCGACAGCTGCGATCTTCACGGCTGAAACCTTAAATTCTGGCGTCGATGCGGCCGGGTCGAGGCGGTCTTCGTCGGTGAGGCGGTTCACGGCACTCTCGGCGAAGTGGATCGGAACGAAGAGGTTCTCGGGGCCGACGCGGTCAGTCACCTGTGCGGGGACAGTCGTTTCGCCGCGTCGGGATTCGATCCGAACCGGATCACCGTTCTCGATTCCGTACTCGTTAGCGGTCTTAGGGTTGATTTCGACGAAGTCACTCGGGTTGTACTGCATAATGCCCTCTTCGCGGTGGGTCATCGTTCCGGTGTGATACTGATACAGGACGCGGCCGGTAGTGAGCGTGAACGGGTACTCATTGTCCGGCGTCTCCGCAGGTTCGCTGTATCCGATAGCGTGGAGGTTTGCCATTCCGTCCTCGGTATCGAATTCTTCCGTATAGAGACGCTTTGTACCGGGATGGTCTTCGTCCCAGCACGGCCACTGAAGGCCGCCCTCAGCTTCGACGCGCTCGTGAGTGACACCGCCATACAGTGGTGTGAGAGAATTAACTTCGTCCATAATCTCGGCCGCTGAGTCGTAGTCCCACTCGCGCCCCATCCGGTTTGCGAGGTCTTGGAGAATCTGCCAGTCTGGCCGGGATTCGCCCTTTGGTTCCATCACTTTGTTGACCTTCTGGACCGTTCGGTCCGTGTTCGTAAACGTTCCCGTCTTCTCGACAAACGAACAAGCGGGGAGGACGACGTCGGCGTATCGTGCAGTCTCGGTCATGAAGAGATCCTGAACCACGAGGAAGTCGAGATTTTCGAGAACGTCCTCGGCATGGTTCACCCCGGGCTCTGAGAGCGCTGCGTTCTCGCCGATAATATACATTCCTCGGACGTGATCGTCGTCAGCTTCGAGGAACATCTGGGTGGTATAGTAGCCGTACTCTGGCGAGATTTCGCAGTCCCAAGCGTCCTCAAACTTGGCACGAACCTCGTCGTCAGCAATGTCCTGATACCCCGGGAAACTGTCCGGGAGTGGACCCATATCGCCGCCCCCACCTTGGACGTTGTTCTGGCCCCGGAACGGCGAGACCCCCGCACCGGGCTTTCCGAGATTGCCAGTGATCGCTGCGAGGTTTGCCATTGCCATCACGTTCTCGGTGCCGTGTGAGTGTTCGGTGAGTCCGAGCGTCCACCCGAATATACACCGATTTGCCTCGGCTATCGTCTCTGCGGCGGAAGCGATCGCCTCGGGGCGGGCACCTGTTACCTCCTCAACGCGCTCCGGTGTGAACTTCTGGACTGCCTCCTTGACATCTTCGAAACCAGTGGTCCGTTCCTGAACGAATTCCTCGTCGTAGAGGTCATTGTTGATGATGTAACGAGTAATTCCGTTGATCCAAACGGCGTCGTATCCGGGTTTGATTTGGGTGTACTGCGTTGCGTACTCGGCAATCTGGACCTCCCGCGGATCGAACACGATCAGATCGCCGCCGTCTCTCACGTTCTGTTTGATCCGCGTTGCAAGGACGGGGTGGGCCTCGGTAGTGTTCGACCCAGTTAGAAGGATACAGTCGGCAAGTTCGAAGTCGTCGGTACTGATTGACGCTGCCCCATATCCGTAGGTTTTCGCCAGCCCAGCGACCGTCGAGGAGTGACACAAGCGATTGCAGTTGTCGACACTATTGGTGCCGAGAACCTGTCGAGCAAACTTGCCCATCAGGTAGTTATCCTCGTTTGTCGCCTTCGAGGAGGCGATGACCGAAAGTGCTTCGCCGCCATGTTCGTCGCGGATACTGCCGAGCCCTTCGGCGACCCTCGAGAGTGCTACGTCCCACGTCGCCTCGCGGAACTCACCG is a window encoding:
- a CDS encoding DUF7344 domain-containing protein, with amino-acid sequence MPELDYPSRSAGSPSSESQSDKSQELNQDDAFHLLQTNRRRESIRYLLDHEDERAVRMRDIAEHIAAKEHDTTVKQLTSTQRQRVYIPLYQSHLPKLDKKGIIEYEKTRGIVRPGDRLEEIRPYLEAQPLQRESEQPARASASSALPRYYHIALGISLGLLGATVSGLLATPGLFLVTLITGLFALTSAVSILADVLPASETKRPQLRS
- a CDS encoding bacterio-opsin activator domain-containing protein, encoding MSSVSLSPKQVLEVFETLAPPGTPLTTPEVAAEFDCSHRTIYNKLETLVNNGSLETKKVGARGRVWWRPLQECDHEDEDEDERFYQSLFDSIDKGIFLADVIFNRDGEPIDVLYREANTAATEMVGENFEGRFLTEIDLGYEDHWYETFGRVTSTGEGERLEVYAEPDGHWYDVYVFKPPNDGNRRIGIIFQDITERKRARQKLEEERDMFADGPTVVFRWTPEADEGWPVEYVSENVEDVFGYTPAELESGDIPYTDLLLDEELDRIASEVAENSDETTERFSHEPYRIKTKGGDIRWVKDITKIVRNGSGKIVNYLGYLVDITERKQAEETLKQTNRSLKRLNRASADLFDAEPDAIADRVAELTQHVLDIEYAALWRYDETTGEIREYATSVDPELDADSVTPSEGFHNQVWKTFISNDVSADTDLNVPNSGVIETKAPLRSCVLVPLGRHGVICAGSTRVEAFNGRVADLAETVAATIKAAWDHAEGEQQLTDRNAELERLDRLNGLIRGIDQALVDAETLEAIDQSVCELLADSELYEFAWIGERDPGSDTIRPREWVGVDHGYLETLSISTDQHPSNEDPVAAAVRTQHVQVVEDVAIDPRAADWREATLDRGARSCISIPLVYNRSLYGVLSVYAAQPKPDERDHAVLAELGETIAHAINAVETRRTLLTDSVTELTLEIHEADDVLTKLARKTDTEIEFDGLVPQSDGAPHLFFSAHDVIAEDVLAAVRHLPEVAEITLIREEESRCVFEATVTESTLISYVENEGVVRSLSTTPETTTLIVDLPAAATVREFVETIQEIYPGTELVTRQTCEREITTRQDLRDALTERFTDRQLEILETAYRSGFFESPRVRTGKELSEALGITQSTFSYHLREAQRRLCEIVFENS
- a CDS encoding tyrosine-type recombinase/integrase; translation: MIDEYDEKTVSRWLEDGGDRTKTEILDALLRKKEVPPPALTKNGGRRVMKTLCNEANIEIDGEYLKPHGGRRRLGHELYASGKPEYAQQALRHQSIETTHEAYSDIKNEDVANVIDDVVGSD
- the gfo6 gene encoding D-xylose 1-dehydrogenase Gfo6, giving the protein MEFDLDSFSARDWERPTDADAVRFAMVGLGWWTREHAIPAVENADYCATTVLVSSSTEKAEEVAADLEGIEGTLTYDEYADGAATDAYDAVYVCTPNGLHRDHVEAAAARDKAILCEKPLEATVEDAQALVDACREADVPLMVAYRLQTEPVARRARELIRDGAIGDVVSILGHMSDTILDAADETSWRFDPDLAGGTTLNDIGIYPLNTIRFILEEDPQAVYARTESEQPAYEGTDEHAAFQLEFPDGKLASCTVTHSATVTSSLRFVGTEGELSIEGLFFPNTQKVLRVSGTDIESEYQPEPVDQMREEFDYFANRLQRGLDPEPDGEHGMVDMRVIRALYESAERGQRVKLDL
- a CDS encoding molybdopterin oxidoreductase family protein, with amino-acid sequence MNPNGRLCRKGINALDVDTEDRLTQPLLRDRGELRPASWGEAYERIVDGIEATLDRHGPNAMGFFGAPHCTNEENYLLQKLARMLGTNNIDNRARLCHESTTRCLETRVGWPASTNGLAELSDADVIIIAGANPAKRQPIAFNSFVRPAVNNGATLVHIDPIGNATTRLAEIHITPRPETDALVFDLLSTQLLDGNDIDREFIHERTRQFEPFAASIRGLNPTEAMSAAGVDETQIDRLAELVATADGVAALVGTGIEGDNTNAPEALLNLLLLTGNIGRPGAGLYVLRGLANEQGATDTGCVPDRLPGHQSVTATDARERIAKEWGMIPPSNHGKNAREMLTACGKEIRAAVVVGENPAISKCDPDWTCERLDTLDHLVVLDLFLSETASNADVVLPAAAGFEKRGTITNLERRVQRFSPMTHPPSSARSDFEILRDLGTLLLPDSNAFEYQTVADVFDELTRIAPTYEGLSFAELGLSGRQWPVNSDSTLYRDSFETSDGRAVFSNDQSRFTFDSASGLSLIAGGRVGETQGDDSEAKRRLRMHPEDAQDRNIGDQDLVVISNEEQTIKARVELDEKVRCTTVYLPARVADPLLRRGTSAIIVTSATKRNQN
- a CDS encoding DUF1641 domain-containing protein, which encodes MAKPQSSYPESATNGARKERPESNGEAAVKDALATHGDDIAAAIEQSDELADAITTAILVIASADDEEVGHVTDSAANLVAAADGLSTDGAAELADELGKNADTLSESLDVILTFQREGHLEDLVTVASSVSESLSPEEIEELSTLLEDNGSELVAILETVLELQREGHLDDLAETAKTLSALEIDEDAARGMNELFGAIGDAQRDSEPIGPMGTLSALLNRDIRFSLGYLISFLKAKGQRIRDRS